A stretch of the Bacillus sp. FJAT-18017 genome encodes the following:
- a CDS encoding pyridoxamine 5'-phosphate oxidase family protein, whose product MSILDSQKTGTLATVRNGKPYSRYMDFYHEGLTLYCASNRDTHKVGDLEENPYVHILLGYQGKGLKDSFVEIEGKVIIHDSEEMKQKLWNSDFEGWFKGPDDPDYVILKITPEQFRLMNTESGKPEVYSVEDSDLE is encoded by the coding sequence ATGTCCATTTTGGATAGCCAAAAAACCGGAACACTTGCGACTGTTAGGAACGGGAAACCTTATTCTCGTTATATGGATTTTTACCACGAAGGGCTTACACTCTACTGTGCATCAAACCGGGATACCCATAAGGTAGGAGACCTTGAGGAAAATCCGTATGTTCATATCCTGCTTGGATATCAGGGAAAGGGCCTGAAGGATAGTTTCGTTGAAATTGAAGGTAAGGTAATCATTCATGATTCGGAAGAAATGAAACAAAAGCTTTGGAATTCTGATTTTGAAGGCTGGTTTAAGGGTCCTGATGATCCAGACTACGTCATTTTAAAAATTACCCCCGAGCAGTTCAGGCTAATGAACACGGAAAGTGGAAAGCCAGAAGTGTACTCAGTTGAAGATTCGGACCTGGAATAG
- a CDS encoding TIGR00266 family protein: MNNHEIDYKIYGDDMQFVEVELDPNETVIAEAGGLMMMEEGISMETIFGDGSGGGGGFMGKLFSAGKRVLTGESLFMTTFTNSGTGKRHVSFASPYPGKIIPMDLSELGGRIICQKDSFLAAAKGVTVGIEFQRKIGAGFFGGEGFIMQKLEGDGMAFVHAGGTIHKKELQAGEVLRVDTGCLVAMTSSVDYNIEMVKGVKTALFGGEGLFFATLRGPGTVWIQSLPFSRLASRVFAAMPAGGGTKDEGSIARGLFNMFDGD; the protein is encoded by the coding sequence ATGAATAATCATGAAATTGACTACAAAATTTATGGGGATGACATGCAGTTTGTTGAAGTTGAGCTAGATCCAAATGAAACGGTAATTGCTGAAGCTGGCGGCTTGATGATGATGGAAGAAGGCATCTCGATGGAAACCATTTTTGGCGATGGCTCGGGGGGCGGCGGTGGCTTTATGGGCAAACTCTTCTCTGCAGGCAAACGAGTTCTTACCGGAGAAAGCCTGTTCATGACTACCTTCACTAATTCAGGTACAGGCAAGCGCCACGTATCGTTCGCATCACCCTATCCAGGAAAGATCATCCCTATGGACCTAAGCGAGCTGGGTGGCAGAATCATTTGCCAAAAGGATTCGTTTCTTGCTGCAGCTAAAGGTGTAACGGTCGGCATTGAATTCCAGCGTAAAATCGGGGCCGGCTTCTTCGGTGGCGAGGGCTTTATCATGCAAAAGCTTGAAGGTGACGGAATGGCGTTTGTCCATGCAGGCGGAACCATACATAAAAAAGAACTCCAGGCTGGGGAAGTTTTGAGAGTTGACACTGGCTGCCTTGTCGCAATGACGAGCAGTGTCGATTATAACATTGAAATGGTTAAGGGAGTCAAGACTGCATTGTTCGGCGGGGAGGGTCTCTTCTTTGCTACATTAAGGGGACCAGGCACAGTCTGGATTCAGTCGCTTCCGTTCAGCAGGCTTGCCAGCAGAGTGTTTGCTGCGATGCCGGCTGGCGGCGGTACGAAAGATGAAGGAAGCATTGCGCGCGGACTTTTCAATATGTTTGATGGGGATTAA
- a CDS encoding serine-tRNA(Ala) deacylase AlaX: protein MAEKLYYQDQYLQTFNTELVEEKQDETGQWYAILKETAFYPEGGGQPFDTGTLNGVKVVNVVEMDGEIRHYLERPLSLSDANVEGKIDWERRFDHMQQHAAQHILSAAFDNLFRFKTVSFHLGREESTIDLDTNVLQETHIHDAEELSNRIVMENRQIETRWVTPEEAAALPLRKALSVEDNIRLVIIPDYDYNGCGGTHPATTNEVGMIKVLGIEKEKKKVRVSFAAGKRAYSHFDKKQKVLERLSPLLNAPQENMESAVLKLLQTKTQLEKELTDTKDMLIGFEARELLSKHTDTEKPLTALYTGRTIQELQRLGRAIVSEKEDSVAVLISETDGKIQIVCAKGVIAAGNIKELLSGVLPLVNGKGGGNELFAQGGGQAVISAEDLQEKVLEIWLSR, encoded by the coding sequence ATGGCTGAGAAGCTATATTATCAAGATCAATATTTGCAAACCTTCAACACAGAGCTCGTGGAAGAGAAGCAGGACGAGACCGGTCAATGGTATGCGATTTTAAAAGAAACCGCGTTTTATCCAGAAGGTGGCGGACAGCCCTTTGACACAGGAACACTAAATGGGGTAAAAGTTGTAAATGTAGTGGAAATGGATGGGGAAATCCGCCATTATCTTGAAAGACCTCTTTCTTTAAGTGACGCAAACGTTGAAGGGAAAATTGACTGGGAAAGGCGATTTGACCACATGCAGCAACACGCAGCCCAGCATATCTTATCGGCGGCATTTGATAACTTGTTTCGATTTAAAACAGTCAGCTTCCATCTAGGACGGGAAGAGTCGACAATTGATCTGGATACCAATGTCCTCCAAGAAACCCACATCCATGACGCTGAGGAACTTTCGAACAGGATTGTCATGGAAAATCGCCAAATTGAGACTAGATGGGTAACACCTGAGGAAGCTGCTGCACTTCCACTCAGGAAGGCACTTTCAGTAGAAGACAATATCCGGCTCGTAATCATCCCTGATTATGACTACAATGGCTGTGGCGGAACTCATCCTGCTACCACGAATGAGGTAGGCATGATAAAAGTTTTGGGAATCGAGAAGGAGAAGAAAAAAGTCCGCGTCAGTTTTGCTGCCGGAAAAAGGGCATACAGCCATTTTGATAAGAAACAAAAGGTCTTGGAAAGGCTTTCGCCACTTTTGAATGCTCCGCAGGAAAATATGGAATCCGCTGTATTGAAGCTCCTTCAGACAAAGACACAGCTTGAAAAAGAGCTAACTGATACAAAGGATATGCTTATTGGGTTTGAAGCCCGTGAGTTATTATCCAAGCATACGGATACCGAAAAACCTCTAACTGCGTTGTATACCGGCAGGACCATTCAGGAACTGCAAAGATTAGGACGGGCTATTGTATCGGAAAAGGAAGATAGCGTAGCGGTGCTTATTTCCGAAACTGATGGAAAGATTCAGATCGTTTGCGCGAAGGGGGTAATTGCTGCAGGTAATATAAAGGAGCTTTTATCAGGGGTACTTCCGCTAGTAAACGGCAAGGGTGGCGGAAATGAGCTGTTTGCCCAGGGCGGCGGCCAGGCAGTTATTAGTGCAGAAGATCTTCAAGAAAAGGTTCTGGAAATATGGCTTTCCAGGTAG
- a CDS encoding FMN-dependent NADH-azoreductase, which translates to MAKLLYITANPKGIEKSKGLKIGEAFLETFSVESPDTKVRRIDLFDFDMAWMDAELVSARGKLAGYGYKMEELEDGERAKIQKMHALANEFVQYDYYVFVTPLWNLSSPAVLKNFIDNLFISGKTFMHTPNGPKGLLNGKTAIHIQTRGGIYTGTPMEELESGDRYLKIALRFLGIDLMDSVITEGFDVFPKKWPEMIEDAQNRARIAAKKMAAGAVTI; encoded by the coding sequence ATGGCGAAATTATTATATATTACTGCAAATCCCAAGGGCATTGAAAAATCAAAAGGTTTAAAGATCGGCGAGGCATTCCTCGAAACATTTTCTGTGGAAAGCCCTGATACGAAAGTCCGGAGAATTGATCTTTTTGACTTTGATATGGCCTGGATGGATGCTGAATTAGTATCCGCGCGCGGGAAGCTAGCTGGCTATGGCTATAAAATGGAAGAACTCGAAGACGGCGAGCGTGCTAAAATTCAAAAAATGCATGCACTTGCTAATGAGTTTGTACAATATGATTACTATGTCTTTGTTACACCTTTATGGAACTTGAGCTCTCCTGCTGTTTTAAAAAATTTCATTGATAACCTGTTCATCTCCGGAAAAACTTTTATGCATACTCCAAATGGGCCAAAGGGTTTATTAAATGGAAAAACGGCAATCCACATACAAACAAGAGGCGGAATTTACACAGGAACTCCAATGGAAGAGCTTGAATCGGGAGATCGATATTTAAAAATCGCACTCCGCTTCCTGGGCATTGATTTAATGGATTCTGTAATCACTGAAGGCTTTGATGTATTCCCGAAAAAATGGCCGGAAATGATTGAAGACGCCCAAAACCGCGCCCGTATTGCCGCGAAGAAAATGGCTGCAGGTGCAGTCACTATATAA
- a CDS encoding cation:proton antiporter translates to MNLPLAIGLFLLILFSVGIIGLKMFKIPDILLFILLGIGLSPFFGDEQVIKIAGEIGLVLLFFLLGMKFSIGRLAANSKKVWKAGLLDVFLGILVTMGISIMFGLSWVDSLLVGGIVYATSSSITAKLIEDKNRSDHNESEFILLVLIFEDLIAPILLTVLIGLQGEGFTAMDFVMIFIKIVLLASVAIFFSKVFFKKIEHLLESIKHDDSFIVLVVGIALTYGGIAITLGLSEVIGAFLAGMMMSDVGMKEKITRLALPVRNIFLPFFFLNFGMHIELTPDIPFLGLLIVLIFWSLIHKIAVGYFGGRWYGLTKREAMKAGLSLTQRGEFSVIMAGIATGSLKIFAGIYILLIALIGTLLFQVAPKLNTFIFSKFRGGRGA, encoded by the coding sequence ATGAATTTACCCCTGGCAATTGGCTTATTTCTGCTCATTTTGTTCAGTGTTGGCATTATTGGTTTAAAAATGTTCAAAATTCCCGATATCTTATTGTTTATTCTATTAGGAATCGGGCTTTCCCCTTTTTTTGGAGATGAACAGGTCATTAAAATAGCTGGGGAAATCGGCCTTGTCCTTTTATTCTTTTTACTTGGAATGAAGTTTTCGATTGGAAGGCTGGCGGCTAATAGCAAGAAGGTGTGGAAAGCTGGTTTACTCGATGTGTTTCTTGGCATTTTGGTTACCATGGGAATTTCGATAATGTTCGGCCTTAGCTGGGTAGATAGTTTGCTGGTTGGGGGAATCGTTTATGCTACGTCATCTTCAATAACGGCTAAGTTGATTGAAGACAAGAACCGATCCGACCATAATGAATCTGAATTTATTCTTTTGGTTCTTATTTTTGAAGATTTAATTGCACCTATTCTTCTGACGGTCTTGATTGGCCTCCAGGGAGAAGGCTTTACGGCAATGGATTTTGTGATGATTTTTATAAAAATTGTCCTGTTGGCTAGCGTGGCTATTTTCTTTAGCAAAGTATTTTTCAAAAAAATTGAGCATCTTCTCGAATCTATTAAACACGATGATTCGTTTATCGTTCTTGTCGTCGGCATCGCTTTGACATACGGAGGGATCGCAATCACGCTCGGACTTTCTGAGGTAATTGGTGCATTTCTGGCAGGAATGATGATGTCGGATGTTGGAATGAAAGAAAAGATAACAAGACTTGCATTGCCAGTCAGGAATATCTTCCTCCCATTTTTCTTTCTGAACTTCGGAATGCATATCGAATTAACCCCAGATATCCCATTCCTTGGTTTACTCATTGTGCTCATTTTCTGGTCGTTGATTCACAAAATAGCAGTAGGATATTTTGGCGGACGGTGGTATGGCCTGACGAAGCGGGAGGCAATGAAAGCTGGGCTTTCGCTCACACAGAGAGGTGAGTTCTCTGTCATTATGGCCGGTATCGCAACCGGATCGCTAAAGATTTTTGCAGGAATTTATATTCTCCTTATCGCTCTAATCGGAACTCTTCTTTTCCAGGTGGCACCGAAACTGAATACGTTTATTTTTTCAAAATTCAGGGGCGGGAGGGGGGCCTAA
- a CDS encoding YitT family protein yields the protein MAELVQTKFEHKRLPKTQILKRAVAIFVGAVLMAVGLEIFLVPNNVIDGGIVGISIMLSHLTGIGLGIFIFILNIPFFYLGYKQIGKTFAISTLFGIAVLSIFTSLFHPVPAFTDDILLATVFGGMVLGIGVGLVIRYGGALDGTEILAILITKKTPFSVGEIIMLFNVFILGAAGFVFSWDRAMYSILAYVIAFKSIDVVVEGLEESRSAWIISDSYQEIGDAILSRLGRGVTYIEGEGAFSGNSKKVIFCVITRLEEAKLKDIVAGYDEKAFLALADISEVRGGRFKKKDIH from the coding sequence ATGGCAGAATTGGTACAAACAAAATTCGAGCACAAACGCCTCCCAAAGACGCAAATTCTCAAGCGGGCTGTAGCGATCTTTGTGGGGGCAGTCCTTATGGCAGTGGGGCTGGAAATTTTTCTCGTCCCAAATAATGTAATAGATGGTGGGATAGTCGGCATTTCCATCATGCTGTCTCATTTAACAGGCATCGGCCTCGGAATTTTTATATTTATCCTCAATATTCCATTCTTTTATTTAGGGTACAAACAGATAGGAAAAACCTTCGCCATATCCACGCTATTTGGCATCGCGGTCCTTTCCATATTTACATCCCTCTTTCACCCCGTACCAGCATTTACGGATGATATTCTGCTTGCCACAGTATTTGGCGGCATGGTATTGGGAATTGGTGTCGGCCTTGTAATAAGGTACGGCGGAGCATTGGATGGAACTGAAATCCTTGCAATCCTCATTACCAAGAAGACTCCTTTTTCTGTTGGGGAAATCATTATGCTTTTCAATGTTTTTATCCTGGGCGCAGCCGGCTTCGTCTTTAGCTGGGACCGTGCCATGTATTCAATCCTTGCTTATGTTATTGCATTCAAATCAATAGATGTAGTCGTTGAAGGACTGGAAGAATCCCGTTCTGCGTGGATCATAAGTGATAGTTATCAGGAAATTGGAGATGCGATCCTAAGCCGCCTTGGACGTGGAGTAACGTATATAGAAGGGGAAGGGGCTTTCTCCGGCAACAGCAAGAAGGTTATTTTTTGTGTCATTACACGGCTTGAAGAAGCGAAGTTAAAAGATATTGTTGCGGGTTATGACGAGAAAGCGTTCCTTGCACTTGCCGACATTTCGGAAGTCAGAGGCGGGCGCTTTAAGAAAAAGGATATTCATTAA
- a CDS encoding AI-2E family transporter, which produces MSKSKLQYWLVQILLILTIIFVSTKLSFLFQPVGIFFSTIFFPILITGFLYFLLNPVVNFLERHKVKRVLAILIIYLAFAGLMVLAIGNLVPAVSKQVSDLANEVPRYANMTMDFFDDVVKSSEFKNFREEQSDMIEKVKNGLMDYANTLPNKLTGGIIGFLGVITNVAVIFVTVPFLLFYMLKDGKKFPVAVSKFIPADYRDEGLKMLKETGETLSAYIQGQVMVALAVGTLTFIGYLIIDLPFALVMALIVAFTNIIPYVGPIIGGAPAVLVALFQSPMLALLTVVVILVAQQIEGNLLSPMILGRSLDTHPATIIIILLAAGNLAGVLGMVLAVPTYAVTKTIVLNLVKFLKARKRTNITVDGA; this is translated from the coding sequence TTGTCCAAATCAAAACTTCAGTATTGGCTTGTTCAAATTTTACTTATTTTAACTATCATCTTTGTATCGACAAAACTTTCATTCCTATTCCAACCTGTAGGGATCTTTTTTTCAACCATTTTCTTTCCAATCTTGATAACGGGTTTCCTTTATTTCCTTTTAAACCCCGTTGTGAACTTCCTTGAACGGCATAAAGTGAAACGAGTTTTGGCAATCCTGATCATTTACTTGGCGTTTGCCGGCTTGATGGTACTGGCAATAGGCAACCTTGTACCAGCAGTTTCAAAGCAGGTTTCAGACCTTGCCAATGAGGTGCCTCGATATGCGAATATGACGATGGACTTCTTTGACGATGTGGTGAAATCATCGGAGTTCAAGAATTTCAGGGAAGAACAGTCTGATATGATCGAAAAAGTCAAGAACGGCTTAATGGATTATGCTAACACCTTGCCGAATAAACTTACTGGCGGAATTATAGGATTTCTCGGCGTCATAACAAATGTGGCTGTTATTTTTGTTACTGTCCCATTCTTATTATTCTACATGTTAAAGGATGGCAAGAAATTCCCTGTAGCTGTCTCCAAATTTATTCCTGCAGATTACCGGGATGAAGGCTTAAAGATGCTCAAGGAAACGGGCGAAACTTTATCAGCCTATATACAAGGCCAGGTAATGGTCGCCTTGGCTGTCGGCACCCTGACATTCATCGGTTATCTGATTATCGACTTGCCATTTGCACTAGTAATGGCACTGATTGTTGCGTTTACAAACATCATTCCATATGTGGGCCCAATAATAGGAGGGGCGCCAGCAGTCCTGGTTGCATTGTTCCAATCTCCTATGCTAGCCTTGCTCACAGTAGTTGTCATTCTAGTTGCCCAACAGATCGAAGGGAACTTACTATCGCCAATGATTCTCGGACGGAGTCTTGATACACACCCGGCAACGATCATTATCATTTTACTGGCAGCCGGAAACCTTGCAGGGGTGCTTGGAATGGTACTCGCAGTTCCAACGTACGCTGTTACAAAAACAATTGTTTTAAATTTGGTTAAATTCCTCAAAGCAAGAAAGAGGACCAATATAACCGTGGACGGGGCCTAA
- a CDS encoding metallophosphoesterase has protein sequence MNFTTVLAILAAILVYGLICFYIGYNGWAWLRRFPRLAKFKYVYFALITFLSISMLAGRFIPIPLLNMIGGYWMVIIGYSLLLLPILNLIHFINKKRGLKWIGSGVLIFYVVIFTYGTFNAWNPVIRNYHVDINKQSESDHVKILMASDFHLGSIVGVNHLERFISISEKVKPDIIMIPGDLIDDYIEPFMEEDMGKSLKKLNAPLGVYAVLGNHDYYGGDKEEIVKEMEKAGIRVLEDEVLTVQNQLTIAGRKDPTDPTRASLTEFFGGTDLSLPVILMDHQPIALDEAEQAGIDLLLSGHTHRGQVAPAQFITDRIYENDYGFLKKGNLSSIVSSGFGTWGPPLRIGTRSEAVVIDVNFK, from the coding sequence ATGAATTTCACTACAGTTCTTGCAATTCTGGCCGCCATACTTGTATACGGCCTGATTTGCTTCTATATAGGTTATAACGGCTGGGCCTGGTTAAGGAGATTCCCGCGCCTTGCCAAGTTTAAGTATGTTTATTTTGCATTGATTACGTTCCTCTCGATTTCAATGTTAGCTGGCAGATTCATTCCGATTCCGCTTCTGAATATGATTGGCGGATATTGGATGGTTATTATAGGGTACAGCCTTTTGCTATTGCCAATCCTCAACCTTATTCATTTTATAAATAAGAAAAGAGGCCTTAAGTGGATTGGGAGTGGTGTGCTGATTTTTTATGTTGTAATATTCACATACGGAACTTTCAATGCCTGGAACCCAGTTATCCGAAATTATCATGTTGATATAAATAAACAATCTGAAAGCGACCACGTAAAAATATTGATGGCTTCAGATTTTCATCTCGGCTCAATTGTAGGGGTGAACCACCTTGAGCGGTTTATCTCCATTTCTGAAAAAGTAAAACCGGATATCATTATGATTCCAGGTGATTTGATTGATGACTACATCGAACCTTTTATGGAAGAAGATATGGGTAAAAGTTTAAAAAAATTAAACGCTCCTCTCGGTGTGTATGCAGTTCTCGGTAATCATGATTATTATGGCGGGGATAAGGAGGAGATCGTCAAGGAAATGGAGAAGGCCGGGATAAGGGTCCTGGAGGATGAAGTGCTGACAGTTCAGAATCAATTGACGATTGCTGGACGGAAGGATCCAACAGACCCTACAAGAGCTTCACTTACTGAATTCTTTGGCGGGACAGACTTGTCACTTCCAGTTATTCTAATGGACCATCAGCCGATCGCACTTGATGAAGCAGAACAAGCAGGGATTGATTTGCTGCTTTCCGGGCATACTCACCGCGGACAGGTTGCACCCGCACAATTCATAACAGACCGCATTTACGAAAACGACTATGGCTTTTTGAAAAAAGGAAACCTTTCCTCGATTGTTTCTTCCGGGTTTGGTACATGGGGACCACCGCTTAGAATTGGAACCCGTTCGGAGGCAGTTGTTATTGATGTGAATTTTAAATGA
- a CDS encoding TetR/AcrR family transcriptional regulator, with the protein MTAKKDIISEKDRLIGDFPYLPKQERARAKRDALLASGRKLFYENGYEQTSIKEIASVAGVATGTFYRYFHDKRQLLLSLLEDRIDKFLPPEPDWSKVDPVDYLAKNLSTHFEQMEKVGVYHVLPELLLHDEELAELVKKARKQLYFRILDGILLARQNGGSWSDLDPEIVASSILLLVEHADTVNGGNRDYRAFAQVIYRLVAPPSSGCSKL; encoded by the coding sequence ATGACAGCAAAGAAAGATATCATTTCCGAAAAAGACAGGCTGATCGGTGACTTTCCGTACCTTCCAAAACAGGAAAGAGCCCGTGCCAAACGGGATGCGTTACTGGCGAGCGGCCGTAAGCTTTTTTACGAAAACGGCTATGAGCAGACTTCGATCAAGGAAATTGCTTCAGTAGCCGGTGTTGCTACAGGGACCTTCTATCGCTATTTTCACGACAAGCGCCAGCTTCTGCTTTCGCTGCTCGAAGATAGAATTGACAAATTTCTTCCGCCTGAGCCAGACTGGAGCAAAGTGGATCCTGTGGACTATTTGGCAAAAAACTTATCTACCCATTTTGAGCAAATGGAAAAGGTCGGCGTTTACCACGTGCTGCCTGAATTGCTCCTCCATGATGAGGAACTTGCCGAATTAGTAAAAAAAGCCCGTAAACAACTTTACTTTCGGATACTTGACGGGATTTTACTTGCCAGACAGAACGGGGGTTCATGGAGTGACCTGGATCCCGAAATAGTTGCTTCATCAATTTTATTGTTGGTTGAACATGCCGATACAGTGAATGGCGGCAATAGGGATTACAGGGCTTTTGCACAGGTGATTTACCGGCTTGTTGCACCACCTTCAAGCGGGTGCAGCAAACTATAG
- a CDS encoding CBS domain-containing protein: MKVKEFMIQNVISVTPEMTLAEVMTLFVEKKIGGVPVCGEDKKLLGMVTDGDILRAIQPIDRQIYNFIMYLDFVDEVNVKKRIEDTASANIISISKTKHLLTVSPDDEMDIAVKLLAKHHFKKLPVVDSENKVVGVISRGDVIRKIQATILKAQ; encoded by the coding sequence ATGAAAGTAAAAGAATTTATGATTCAGAATGTGATTTCCGTAACTCCCGAGATGACTCTGGCGGAGGTCATGACATTATTTGTTGAAAAGAAGATCGGTGGTGTCCCGGTATGCGGCGAAGACAAAAAGCTGTTGGGCATGGTAACCGATGGCGATATTTTAAGGGCTATCCAGCCAATTGACCGCCAAATATACAATTTTATCATGTATTTGGATTTTGTTGATGAAGTGAATGTTAAAAAAAGGATTGAAGATACAGCAAGCGCCAATATCATATCAATTTCGAAAACGAAACATCTGTTAACAGTTTCACCTGATGATGAAATGGATATTGCAGTCAAGCTGCTGGCCAAGCACCATTTCAAGAAGCTTCCCGTTGTCGACAGTGAAAACAAAGTTGTCGGTGTTATAAGCCGCGGAGACGTTATCCGCAAAATCCAGGCAACTATTCTTAAGGCACAATGA
- a CDS encoding oxidoreductase, translating to MNWTKKNIPDQSGKTVIITGGNSGIGFEAAKGLAEKGAEVILAVRNLEKGEAAIKKIKSVHPAATIRQMKLDLSDLASVRQFAEEFKAAYPKLDILINNAGIMMPPLSKTKDGFEAQFGSNHLGHFALTGLLLDKLKTTSGSRVVTISSLAAHKASIDFDNLDGSKGYKPYKFYGQSKLSNMLFGRELNNRFLENGVDAKSFVCHPGISNTNLSSRNSGKPANKLVVFISNYLLQTAEMGALPTLYAATEPSLDGGEYIGPDGKKGRKGYPKKEDIIDSLFQKETTRKLWDLSEGVTGVTYNFK from the coding sequence ATGAATTGGACCAAAAAAAACATCCCTGACCAATCAGGAAAAACCGTGATTATTACAGGCGGGAACAGCGGAATCGGTTTTGAAGCAGCCAAAGGACTTGCGGAAAAAGGTGCTGAAGTCATCCTAGCAGTCCGAAACCTTGAAAAAGGCGAAGCAGCTATCAAAAAAATCAAGTCTGTACATCCTGCCGCAACAATCCGGCAAATGAAATTAGATTTAAGCGACCTTGCTTCCGTCAGACAGTTCGCTGAGGAATTTAAAGCCGCCTATCCAAAGCTCGACATCCTGATTAATAATGCCGGGATTATGATGCCACCGCTATCCAAAACGAAGGACGGATTTGAAGCACAGTTTGGAAGCAATCATTTAGGCCACTTTGCACTGACTGGACTGCTTTTGGACAAGCTGAAAACCACGTCTGGTTCGAGGGTCGTCACTATCAGCAGCCTCGCTGCCCACAAAGCTTCAATCGACTTTGACAACCTTGACGGTTCGAAAGGTTACAAGCCCTACAAGTTTTATGGCCAGAGCAAGCTTTCGAATATGCTGTTTGGAAGGGAACTGAACAACCGCTTTTTGGAAAATGGGGTCGATGCGAAAAGCTTTGTCTGCCATCCTGGTATATCAAACACGAATCTTTCTTCACGCAACTCCGGAAAGCCGGCGAATAAGCTAGTAGTATTTATCTCCAACTACCTCCTGCAAACAGCCGAGATGGGAGCACTCCCAACACTTTATGCCGCGACTGAACCATCTTTGGACGGCGGCGAGTACATTGGGCCGGATGGGAAGAAGGGCCGTAAAGGCTATCCGAAAAAGGAAGATATCATTGATTCTCTTTTTCAAAAAGAGACTACCCGAAAATTATGGGATTTGTCTGAAGGAGTGACCGGTGTTACCTACAATTTCAAATAA
- a CDS encoding DUF3817 domain-containing protein: MLKTHIGRFRVIAFLEGLSYLFLLFIAMPLKYIADLPLYVRISGSVHGALFVLFIFLLFLAWMDRKWSIKFAAAAFISSFIPFGMFWLEGKLKREDPGKTTELQSNFKLL, encoded by the coding sequence ATGCTTAAAACCCACATCGGCCGCTTTCGTGTCATAGCATTCCTGGAAGGACTTTCATACTTGTTTCTCTTATTTATTGCCATGCCCCTAAAATATATCGCGGATCTCCCACTTTACGTCCGTATTTCAGGTTCGGTTCACGGGGCATTATTCGTTCTGTTCATCTTCCTCCTATTCCTAGCCTGGATGGACCGCAAATGGAGCATCAAATTTGCTGCCGCTGCGTTCATTTCTTCATTCATTCCATTCGGTATGTTTTGGCTTGAAGGAAAACTTAAAAGGGAAGACCCAGGTAAAACAACAGAACTTCAATCAAATTTCAAGCTCCTGTAA